The following coding sequences lie in one Capsicum annuum cultivar UCD-10X-F1 chromosome 5, UCD10Xv1.1, whole genome shotgun sequence genomic window:
- the LOC107871373 gene encoding uncharacterized protein LOC107871373 isoform X3, with translation MDLEPAYKMESIRAVQDIQHEFWPLDEINPENTKFPCCLVWTPLPVVSWLAPFIGHVGICTEDGSAVAFSGSNFINVDDCALGSVAKYLQLDRKQCCFPRNLAAHTCKHGYKHSEFGSATTWDDAIQSSVRHFEHKSYNLFTCNSYSFLANCLNRLCFGGSMDWNMINVGVLLLFKGHWVDNISILRSFSPFILVVCFGIFMVGWPFLVALLSFSLILLAWFVFGTYCLKNLLDS, from the exons ATGGATTTGGAACCTGCCTATAAAATGGAGAGCATAAGAGCAGTCCAAGACATTCAGCATGAGTTTTGGCCTCTTGATGAAATAAATCCAGAGAATACTAAGTTCCCCTGTTGTTTAGTTTGGACTCCCCTACCAGTAGTCTCATGGTTGGCACCTTTCATTGGACATGTAGGCATATGCACAGAGGATGGTTCTGCCGTGGCCTTCTCTGGTTCCAACTTTATTAATGTGGATGATTGTGCACTTGGTTCTGTGGCCAAATACCTTCAACTAGACAGAAAACAG TGTTGCTTTCCGCGAAACCTTGCTGCGCACACATGCAAACATGGCTATAAACACTCGGAGTTTGGGTCTGCAACTACTTGGGATGACGCCATCCAATCAAGCGTTCGCCATTTTGAGCACAAATCCTATAACTTATTCACGTGCAACAGCTATTCATTTCTTGCTAATTGCCTGAACAGGCTCTGCTTTGGTGGATCGATGGATTGGAACATGATCAATGTTGGGGTTCTTTTATTGTTCAAAGGACATTGGGTTGACAACATCTCAATCCTGAGGTCATTTTCACCTTTCATTctagttgtatgctttggcatttTCATGGTGGGATGGCCTTTTTTGGTAGCATTATTGTCTTTCTCACTTATTCTTTTAGCATGGTTTGTTTTTGGAACTTACTGTCTGAAAAATCTGCTTGATTCGTAG
- the LOC107871373 gene encoding uncharacterized protein LOC107871373 isoform X2: protein MPTGALSLMDLEPAYKMESIRAVQDIQHEFWPLDEINPENTKFPCCLVWTPLPVVSWLAPFIGHVGICTEDGSAVAFSGSNFINVDDCALGSVAKYLQLDRKQCCFPRNLAAHTCKHGYKHSEFGSATTWDDAIQSSVRHFEHKSYNLFTCNSYSFLANCLNRLCFGGSMDWNMINVGVLLLFKGHWVDNISILRSFSPFILVVCFGIFMVGWPFLVALLSFSLILLAWFVFGTYCLKNLLDS, encoded by the exons ATGCCAACAGGAGCACTTTCTTTAATGGATTTGGAACCTGCCTATAAAATGGAGAGCATAAGAGCAGTCCAAGACATTCAGCATGAGTTTTGGCCTCTTGATGAAATAAATCCAGAGAATACTAAGTTCCCCTGTTGTTTAGTTTGGACTCCCCTACCAGTAGTCTCATGGTTGGCACCTTTCATTGGACATGTAGGCATATGCACAGAGGATGGTTCTGCCGTGGCCTTCTCTGGTTCCAACTTTATTAATGTGGATGATTGTGCACTTGGTTCTGTGGCCAAATACCTTCAACTAGACAGAAAACAG TGTTGCTTTCCGCGAAACCTTGCTGCGCACACATGCAAACATGGCTATAAACACTCGGAGTTTGGGTCTGCAACTACTTGGGATGACGCCATCCAATCAAGCGTTCGCCATTTTGAGCACAAATCCTATAACTTATTCACGTGCAACAGCTATTCATTTCTTGCTAATTGCCTGAACAGGCTCTGCTTTGGTGGATCGATGGATTGGAACATGATCAATGTTGGGGTTCTTTTATTGTTCAAAGGACATTGGGTTGACAACATCTCAATCCTGAGGTCATTTTCACCTTTCATTctagttgtatgctttggcatttTCATGGTGGGATGGCCTTTTTTGGTAGCATTATTGTCTTTCTCACTTATTCTTTTAGCATGGTTTGTTTTTGGAACTTACTGTCTGAAAAATCTGCTTGATTCGTAG